The sequence AATCTGCTCACCCACCTCGAACGTAACAGAGGACTTGGGATGCTCAACACCCTCACGCACTTGATTGATAATGCGCTCAGCCTCTTGCTGAGTGATCGGAACAGGGCGCCCGCGGCCACCCAAGAATCCAGTGACTTTCGGCGTATCCTTCACCAAATGCCAGCTTTCATCTGTCATCTGCATCTTGAGAAGGACATAGCCGGGGAAAAACTTGCGATCGGCATGGACCTTGGAGCCGCGGCGGATCTCCACCACCTCCTCGGTCGGCACCATAATTTCCTCAAACTGCGCATCCAGCCCCTTGCGAACAGCCTGCTCGCGAATGGACTGGGCAACCTTGTTCTCAAACCCGGAATAAACGTGCAGAACGTACCAACGCGCTTCCATAGATCAGCCTCCCAGGCCAAAAATCAGCTTCACGCCCCAAGCAAGAACCTGGTCTACCATCAAGAAAAAAAGCGCCGCGAGAACAACCATCACAAAGACCATGACGGTAGACACCGCCGCCTCCTTGCGGGTTGGCCACACAACACGCGCAACCTCTTGGCGGACCTGCCGCACAAACTGACCAGGATTGGTTTTTGCCATGGCTCTACTCAACACCCACCGGAAAACTGCACAACACCAAACGCCGGAAACGATACGAACAAGAGGCTCCAGACCAACTCGCGGAGGAGCCACACGCAAGCACCAACACGATACGACAGCGCCCGGCACTGGCCGGGCACGGTCTTTCAGCAATCCTTGGCAGGGGCGGCAGGGATCGAACCCGCAACCCCCGGTTTTGGAGACCGGTGCTCTACCAGTTGAGCTACACCCCTTCAGGACGCCTAGACCGAACCAAAACGCATAACACGCACATTAACAGTGCAAATTTTGCCTTGGCTTCTTCCGGAATGACCGGAGCGGCAGGGTATAACCGGACACCCCGGAAAGATCAAGCCTTTTCCGGAAGATTTCATTCAAACCTTCCGGAACGACTTCGATTTTGGATTGTTACTTGTTAATTTTGGAGACGACGCCGGCACCGACGGTTCTGCCGCCTTCGCGGATGGCGAAGCGGAGACCTTCATCCATGGCGATAGGGGCAATCAGGCGAACGCTGATACGGATATTGTCTCCAGGCATGACCATCTCAGTACCTTCCGGCAGTGCGATTGTTCCGGTCACGTCGGTGGTACGGAAGTAGAACTGCGGGCGGTAGTTGGAGAAGAACGGCGTATGACGGCCTCCTTCGTCCTTCGACAGAATATAGCATTCCGATTCAAACTCGGTATGCGGCGTAATCGAACCTGGCTTGGCCAGAACTTGGCCACGCACCACGTCATCGCGCTTCACGCCACGCAGCAGCGCACCGATATTGTCACCGGCCTCACCCTGGTCCAGAAGCTTGCGGAACATTTCAACGCCGGTACAGGTGGTCTTGGTGGTATCTTTCAGCCCAATGATCTCGACTTCGTCGTTGACCTTCAGGATACCGCGCTCTACACGACCGGTCGCAACGGTACCACGACCGGAGATCGTGAACACATCTTCAATCGGCATCAGGAACGGCAGGTCTTTCGGACGATCCGGCTGCGGAATGTATTCATCAACAGCGCGCATCAGCTCCAGAATCGCTTCCTTGCCGATCTTTGGGTCGCTATCTTCCAGAACGGCCAACGCAGAGCCCTTGATGATGGGAATATCATCCCCGGGGAAGTCATACGAAGACAGAAGCTCGCGGATTTCCAGCTCAACCAGCTCCAGAAGCTCCGGATCGTCAACCTGATCAACCTTGTTCAGGAACACAACCAAGGCCGGAACACCAACCTGACGAGCCAGAAGAATGTGTTCGCGGGTCTGCGGCATCGGACCATCTGCAGCCGAAACAACCAGAATAGCGCCATCCATCTGTGCAGCACCGGTGATCATGTTCTTCACATAGTCAGCGTGACCCGGGCAGTCAACGTGCGCGTAGTGGCGGTTTGTCGTCTCATACTCAACATGGGCCGTCGAGATCGTAATACCGCGAGCGCGTTCTTCGGGGGCCTTGTCAATCTGGTCGTACGCGGAAAACGTAGCGCCACCCGTCTCAGCCAATACCTTCGTGATCGCCGCCGTCAATGACGTCTTACCATGGTCAACGTGGCCAATCGTGCCAACGTTGCAGTGCGGCTTCGTCCGCTCAAATTTTGCCTTGCTCATTTCAGCACATGCCTTCTGAATGCTACTTGCTAGGGGGATTGACGTGCGCCAAGGCCGCCCCCGGCACAACACCAGAGAATGTTCAGTGCATTGGAGCGGGTGATGGGAATCGAACCCACGTAGCCAGCTTGGAAGGCTGGAGCTTTGCCATTAAGCTACACCCGCACACCTGTACCTTGTCATACACGCAGCGCAAGGAGCTGTATGACGCTGCTGTATGGTGGAGGGGGTAGGATTCGAACCTACGTAGACATCCGTCGGCAGATTTACAGTCTGCTGCCATTAACCACTCGGCCACCCCTCCATGGGTACCGCGATAACCCGCATCAGCGGGAGGCCCGGGTTTACTAGGACACAGCCCCCCTTGTCAACGGGAAAATAAGCCCTACTCTGCACGCCAACCTATTCCGGTACCCTTACTTTTCAGGAGTCCCATATGTCCCGCAAGCCGCGTTCCCAAACCTCCGGACGACGCGACACCCCCCGCCCCCGTCCAGCAGGTCACCAGCGCGAAGAGCGTACCCGGCATCCCGATGCGGGAACAGGTATCTGGCTGTACGGAAAGCACCCCGTGGAAGCGGCACTGCTCAACCCGGATCGCCCGTGTATACAGCTGATGGCTACACGTGACGTGCTAGAGACAATGGATACAGCCGCCAAGCAGGCACTCCGCCAGATTCCCTCCACGATCATAGACCGGGAAGAACTGGATCTTCTTCTACCACCCGGCAGCGTGCACCAAGGCCTTGCCCTGCAGGTCAGAGCCTTGCCCACCATCGGCACAGAAGATGTTGTTTCCAAATCCAGAAATATGGATTCAGCAACCGTGCTGATCCTAGATCAGGTGACAGACCCACACAATGTCGGAGCCATCATCCGGTCAGCCGCCGCATTTGGGGCATTGGCTGTTATTATACAGGACCGGCATTCGCCGGAAGAAACAGGGACACTGGCCAAATCCGCATCCGGCGCCTTGGAACGCATGCCCCTGATACGCGTTTCCAACTTGGTACGGGCTATGTCTGTTCTCAAGGACGGCGGTTTCTGGATAGCCGGATTGACCGCGGATGCCCCCTCCACCCTTCCGGAAGCACGACTATCAGGAAAAATAGCGCTGACACTTGGATCAGAGGGAAGCGGCCTGCGTCGGTTAACCCGTGAAAACTGCGATATTCTCACGTCCCTGCCCATGAGCGGAGCCGTCGAGAGTCTGAACGTTTCCAATGCCGCCGCCGTGGCCTTATACGAGCTTTTCCGGACACAAACAGCAAGAACGGTATAAAAAACATACTGTCAGACATAAAAAAGGGGTTTCCCTCTGGCGAGCAGCAGTTTATTTAGTGCCGCAGCCAGATCATGCCCCTATAGCTCAGCTGGTAGAGCACCTGATTTGTAATCAGGGGGTCGCGGGTTCAAGTCCTGCTGGGGGCACCAGATATCACAAGGGCCCCGGATGTCACCAGAAGTCCGGGGCCCTTGTCTGTTCCAACCCCATCCGGTTTGGAACAACACACGTATTCGTCTCGCCAGAAACGCGCGATCTATCATTCAGGCCACAACATAAACGCCTTAGAATCAGCACGATACATTCTCTTCCGGTATTCTTGAACAGGACTACCGGAGGAAAAATGCATGATCACATGCATGCATGTGGACGCAGGGCGCCCCCAGGGTAAGAGTGGAGGGAGAGATGCGCACACATACAACTGACTCTGGCTGTTGTGGCGCAACAGGGGCACAGCAGGATTCTGCGTATGGCAGATTCGCCACAGACAACACCAACGTTTCTGTATCCAGGCATCTTAGTCATTGCCCTGATGCTTTGGCTGCCACCGCGCCCTGCCTTCGGATCTCCCGAGACCGGGGCCGATGAAAGCATCATGCAAATCTCCGTGGCCTTTGCTGAATGCTCTGGCTTCTATCGCGCCTTGTCGATGGCGAGTCGCAACCGCAGGACAGCAGAACAGATAGGGCAAATCGGTACCGACGTCGGCGTAACAGCAACCCTGATCGCATCCCTATCCATGGAATGGGACCAAGCCATGTCCTTTACCCGCCACGTTGCCGGTCAATCCGCATCACGCTGGAAACCTGCTATCAATGCCCGCAATCCGTCTGTTCTCCAACACTACCTTGCCTGCGAGAGCTTGGGTGCCCTTCATGGAGATCTATCCATAGAGGGCCAAGACAGAACTATTCCTGACAACCCATGACTGTGTTAGCCTGTGTCATCAACGGGCTTTGAAGCGTGCTGCCATGACCCGCCCCTCTGTTTTCCAGACTGACGACACGGAAGGCCTGCAGCAACGGCGCAGGTTTCTGGACGAGGTTGAGATCTCCATCAGGTCGGCAAACCGTGAAATTATTCACGAAAAGGTTCCTCACTTTACTAGGGACTCCTTTTTTCGCGTCGCTGTCTCCGTTGCACGCTTGCGGGCCAGCTATCTGCTTGCTGTTACAACCATGGACTGGCAACGCGCCTCAGAGACGGGCATTCGGGATATCGGACGCCTGCGCACCATGTATGAAGAAGCACGTGAAGGCCTTGTCGCATTGGAACACGCCATAGAGGTCGGCTACGTCGACATTGTTGAAGATGCCATCCCCATGCCACCACCACCACCGGAGCCACAGGAATGACACTCCCTCCCCGTCAGGATCGTCCCTTGCCACCACCGGTTCGGCGCGGCGAAGGTCCGGGCCTTCCCTTGCCGGGGCGGCCTGCCACCCCCACTGCACAAGCACTCGGATTACGGGGATCAAAGGCACCACGGACAGCGCCCAACGAAAAGGTATGTCAAAAATGCGGCGCCCTGTTCCGGTGGGAACACCCCGGTGCCGACCAGCAGGGAGCGCCGCTGACGCTCAAGCTGATGACACCGGGGCAAAAGTGCGACTGCGGCTATGGGGCCGTACGCACAAAACCACGCAAACCCTGACCCCTACCACAAGACCGGCAGGTGCCTATCCAAGACAACAGCCAGGAAGATAAGGGACAGATATTGCATTGACCCCAGAAAGACCTGCCGTGCCTCTGGCCGGCCCGGGACACGGAACAGCCGTATATTCTGCCAAAGGAACAGCAACGCAGCTCCTGTCGAGACAGCACCATACACCGCCCCCAGAAGCCCCATCACCCAAGGAACCGCTGCAGACATCACCAGAAGAATGGTGTTGCCCAGAATCCACCGTGAACAACGGGCTTCCCCAACCAGAACCGGCAACATAGGAACACCAACGCCGGCATAATCATCCTTGAGCAGGATAGCCAAGGCCCAGAAATGGGAAGGCGTCCAGAGAAACAAGGTAATCGCCATAAGTACGGGCAACAGCCAAACACCGGGATCAAAGGCCGCTGCACCCGCCAGAACAGCAAAACTGCCCGCAGCCCCGCCAATGACAATGTTCAGCCATGTGCGACGCTTGAGCCAGACCGTATAGACAATGGCATAAATAAACGCCCCCAAGAAAAGGTGCAGCGCCACGGCCCAGTTAAAAGCCCCTAAGGCCAGCCACAGGCCAGCCACAAGAAGAAGCCCCGAAAACCACAAGGCATGCACCGGCTTGCTGATAAGTCCAGCAGCCAAAGGACGACCGGCCGTGCGCTTCATCCGGCGATCAATGTCACGATCATAGAAATGATTGAAGACGGACGAACCCGCAGACCCAAGAAGCATGGCCAAGACCAGAACCACCAAGGCGGCCGGATCCAAGCGTTCGGCAACGGCTGCATAGCCAACGGCTGCAGTCAGCGCAATCATGACACCAATTCTGGGCTTGCACAGCTCCAGATAACCAAAAAAATTCATAGGACTCCCCTTCCCTCCAAACCCCTCGGATCATCACCCCAGAACAGACCACTCAGGTCTTTGCCAAATACCGGCCTCCACTCTCCGTCAGGGATTCAGACAAGACAGATGGCGGCCCCAGCAACCGGGATCCAATAATCCAGACAAAAGACGCACCCCCGATAACAGCAATCAAGGCTCCACAACCCATCGCCAGCATCGACACGATCTCGAGGGGCGTATCCAACCCTTGGCTTCCCCCGGCGGTCTTGCGCGCAACACCAGAACTACCGGCAACAAACAGTCCTCCGGCGTGCAAGAGCTGCCCGGCTCCATACAGTCCCAGACATCTCAGGACGGAGCGCATGCGAACCAGGGAATAGCCAAGCCATGGCAACAACACCGTGGCGAGAAAAACCATCAGGGCCAGCATCACTCCGCCAATCACAAGGTGATAATGAGCTGGTGTGCGCGTGTCTCCTCCTCCTAGGACATAGCCAAACAGACCACCGATCACAAACAGCAGACACGACAACCCAAGCCCTGTCCCCTGCACCGTTCCTGGCTTCAACCCCCTGCACAACAGGGCGCCCACAAGCCCTGCGACAGCAAGAAAGGGCTGGCCAATCAATCCCAGCTGATACAGCAGAGTAAAGTGCGAGAACAAACGCGCATCACGTGGATCCAGAAACAAATAAAGAAACGGACCAAGCAAGGCCACAGACACGACAAGCACAACAATGGTGCGCAGCAAACCGGAAGACAGCGGATATTCCCCGTGCAGGCGACGCCCGACATCCTGCCAGATCAGCACCATCATCAGGAAATTCAGGAACTGCAACAGATGACCTGTTCCCCAAAACAGGGTTTCGTTGAAAGGAACGGACTGAAGCCCGGACGGCATAGTCAGTGCCGCTAGGACACAGCATACCAGCGCCAGAAACCATACCGCCGCCAACCCACGGGCGCAGAACAAACAAGCTCCGGAATCCCGGCCATCGGGCCACATCAGAACACGATAGAAAGGAGCGCTGAATGCGACGCCAAGCAACACCAGACCAAGCCCGAAAACCGGGTGGCCAATAACCGGCACATAGTTATTCAGGGATGGCTCCCCAAGGCCAAGAGAAAATGGAACCAGAAGCAGAACCATTCCCCCCATCGCCAAGGACGGAGCAAAACGGAAGAGATCCGTCCGTTCTTCTGAAAAGTAGGGACTGCTGCGTGCTGCAACAAGATAGGTACATACAGCAGCCGCCATGCCCAGATACCATATGACAACACTGAAAATAACGTGCGTAACCAGTGCCGCCCGGAAAAAGTGAACTGGCAAATACTCCTGCACGCCCGGTGTCCGCGACAAGGCAAGCAAAAGGGCAAGCCCCCCGGCAAGAGCAAGAGAAGACAGCGACAGCAGAACCCAGTACCGCGTTTCTGAGCGCAGGCTTCTAGGCACCGGGATCATAGACCGGAGAACGGTTCTGCCCTTCATGGCAATACCCCTAGAGGCCAACAAGCCCTATCTTGACGATAATACCAACATAGAAGCCCAGCGCCAGAACCGTAAGAAATACCCCAAGAAGAACATTTCGCCAGAACAAGCGTGAAGAATGCTTCTGCGTTATATCAACAGCAACCCCTGTTATATCGGTCATACTTCCCCCTTACCGATCCCCTTGAATCAACACAAAATGATCATCTCCTGAAATGATCGGAAGGGACTTTATACACTTCATAAGCAATCTGGAAGATGTATTATTGTCGATGCATCTATACAATCATTCGTCATAACACATATACGACCATCATTTACTGTCATAGATACAGAACGTATTATCAAACAGACTTCCGGATAAACCTCCTTCCCCGTATAGTACATGGCATGTGGATCCAAGACGCGGAGACTGGTCATGTCAACAGAGACGTCCGAAGAGTACCATCGCAATGCGCATCCAGAACAAGCCGTCTCCCCCGAAGCCGCCGCCAGCCTATGGTATGGAAGCACCTCGTGGCCGGGGATACGCAGCGTCAGCGTTGACCAGACAACCCGCTGGCTGGCCCGGGGGTGGGATGATCTAATGACAGCTCCCGCGATCAGCTTGGGCTACGGGGCTGTTTTTTCCGTTATTGCCTGGCTGATGGCCTCCGGTCTTTTTGCCGTTGGCATGGAGTCCCTTCTGGTCCCCCTAGTTGCCGGCTTCATGCTAATTGCCCCATTTGCCGCCGTTGGTCTTTATGAAGTCAGCCGCCTGCACGCTGAAAACCAGCCTGTAACGTTTTCGGATACTCTCAAGGTCTACAAACGCAATTCCATGCAACTTGGCATGATTGGCATGACCTTGATGGTTGCCATGATGCTGTGGTTTGTTGTGTCACTTGTGCTGTTTGCAATCTTCTTCAGCAGTGCACCACCAAATATGAGCAACTTCATCGGCTCACTGCTGGCATCGCCGCAAGCTCCCCCCTTTCTGGCACTGGGCACCCTGATTGGCGGTTTTATCGCCGCCGGTGTTTTTGCCATATCGGCAATCAGCCTGCCTATGGTGATTGACCGCAACATATCCGCCTATGCCGCCATGATTACCAGCGTCCGCGCCGTATACGGCAACAAACACGCCATGTTTGGCTGGGCTGCAGCCATTGTCCTGATTACAGGCGTCGGAATCGGAACGTTCTTTATTGGCCTGATTGTGACTTTGCCTCTGATTGCACATGCATCATGGCATGCATACAAGGCGATGGTTGACTAGCAGCAGCCGGTTATTCCTCCGTTGGCAGAATCGGGACGGCTGATCAGCATGATCCGCTGTCCCGGACCTTTTTCGCTTGATGCCAGTGTCACGCCAGCTTTCTGACACAGTGCACGAAAGTCGCTTTCATTAATGCGGTCATCACAAATAACTCTCAAGCTCTCACCGGGATGAAGGTCTGCAACCGCACGAAGAGTCCTCAAGACAGGCAGCGGACAGGACATACCACGACAATCCAGCTCATGACAGGGCACACGACCCAAAACCCCACTCCCCGCATAATCTGAACATAGAGATGCACTTACAGCATCAGGGGAGTATGAATATAGATCCGTTTCATGTCTTGTGGAAATCCGCCATGCACGCTTCACACACAGAAGACAACCACCAACCCCGTATCCAGATTGAAACCCCGGAAACCATCATGATATGGCTGGAACGCGGGGAGGCCATCCTGATCGATGTGCGGGAAGAGCACGAATATCACGCAGAACACATCCCGGGCTCTATTTTAATACCCCTCAGCCGCTTTGACCCCTCAGACATTCCGGATACAACGGGTAAAAAACTGGTTCTCCACTGCCGCAGCGGACAGCGATGCGGCGTCGCTTCTGGCATTCTGGCTGCAGCAGGATTCTCACAGGACCTGTTCCGTATGGAAGGAGGAATCCTGAACTGGGCGCAAAGAGGCGGCAAGACCCGACGCAGTGGCCCATAACACCAATTCCGGAACAGGGCCACTTGGCTGCATGGCCCTGTTTCAGCATAATTAAGGGCCAACAGATTGCAATCTGACGGTCACAGGACATCATGAGAGCAACAGGCATGTCCCTGCGATAGAGAACCGTGATCGTTGGGCCTCCTTCCAAGAGGACAAACCCATGGCTTCGTTTCTGGCATTAATGAAGCGCCTGATGGGGATAAAAAGACCCCCTCCCCTTGCTTCTAACCCTACCTCAGCCTTACCAGCATGCACCATAAGAGGCGAAAATGGTCTGCGTGGGTTTTTGGTACTGATTGACGAAACACCAGAAATCCAGGCCGTCATACGCTATGTCGCCTGGAGGGCCTACAATGAAGCAGCCCGCATAACACTGCTGAGCGTTGCCCCCTCCTCTGAACAAACGGACTGGATCTTTGTTGGCTCCAGAATACGTTATGATTCCGTACAACAGGCCGAAGAACGCCTGCAAAGAGCTGCCGCTGAGATACACCGGATCAGCGGAGTCTTTTCCCAACTGATCCTGCGGGAAGGCGATACCCTGCAAGAGGTTCTGTCTGTCTTGGACGAATACCGGGACATTACCATTATGGTCACGGCATCTAGGCCACATGGGGAGGGAATGGCTCCTCTGATACAGGCTGTTACAGCAACATCTCTACCCGTTCCAGTCACAATCATTCCAGGATTCCTGACACCCGTAGATATTGACGCACTGTGCTGAAGCAGCGCATTCCAGAGCCCGGAAACACTGCAGCCGGACACGACATGCCCGGCTGCATAAAAACACATAATAAAGAAAAAAGATCAGGTCAGTCGACGCAGAAGACGCAGGAAAGTCTGCTGTTCCCGCGGCGTCAGCGGGGCTAGCGTCTGTTCGGCAGCCCTAGCAACAGCCTGCACAGCAGAAGAAACCATCCGACGCCCATCAGACGTAGCCGTTAACTTGACACGCCTGCGGTCCCGCTCGTCAGCGCAACGCTCTATCATGCCCCTTTCACTCAATCGCCTCACTACACCCTGCATGGTTGCAGCATCCATGCCGATCAGGCGACCAAGGGAGTTCTGGGAAACAGTCCCCTTTTCCAGCAACTTAACCAAAGCAGAGAACTGCGGCAACGTGAACTCCGCGCTTCCCAGCTGGGACTGGAAAATGGCCGTAGCCCGCTGATTGGCTTTACGAAGCAAATGCCCTATCTGCTCTTCAAGCACAACTGGAACGGGACTCTCATCGACCCGGACGTTTCTTTGATGGTGATCCGGAACTTCGGAAGCATGGTCTTTCGTCAGCGTCAGGACGTCTTCATACATCTCTTTATTACCCCACACTGTTACGTTCGGGACCGGTGTCCTCGCCCGCACCGGTTTTCCCTTCATGCACCGTGATACAGAGTTATCGGTATGATGGCAAAGAAAAAGAAAGCCTATGGTTGCAAGCATTATACAGCCAAAGTATAGGCAATATGCGCGCACTTGGTAAAATATAGATATATTACATTCACTTAGCTATATTCATCAGCATGAAAGCCAACAAAAATAACGTCGTGCAACCTGTAAATTTTAACAGGTAACACCATTCGTAGGCTCTACCAACCCAACCGTACCACAGCCCCTGAACCATCGAAAAAATAAAGAAAGGAAGTGAGAAAAGACCGAATGCACGCATGAGATCAGGCACAAGAACTATCGCAAGAAGAGTATTCTACAGCAAAGAATTCTGCGTCCCTGTCAGCAAGGTACGCACAGGACACAGGCATGCCTTTTTCTTGCAGATTGCCCCAGGCAAAAAAGGTCGATATGGTGTACCCCCTACGGCGCAAGCCCCCCTGCCACGATTTGCCAAAAAACGCAAGATATTGACGCAAATCAAAATACATTTACTATATATAGACGTGACGACAATCACGCGGCCAAACAGGGCCTGCCGTAAAGACGGGGGTCGCGGTGTCCGCAGCGGGCTGTTCTCACCCGGTTGACGTCGCACTGCTTGAATGTATCTGGACCCCATGGAAAGGAGCTGAAAAGAGCCGCCGCGTGCCTGAAAAAGGTACAACTCTGCCATCACCGCACTGCTCAGTGCCTTGACCATGTCCTGCAAAGACCCCCCCGGGAGATATCGTCGTGCTTAATGCCGTACAGCTTGCCACCCCCCCTCAGATCCGGATCAATACCGCACACGATGAACTGCTGACCAATTTTGGAAAAGCAGTTCTTACAGATCGTTACCTTCTCCCCGACGAAAGCTACCAAGATCTTTTTGCCCGGGTTGCCAGTGCCTATGCTGACGACGATGAGCATGCGTGCCGTCTGTATGACTATATTTCCAAGCTATGGTTCATGCCGGCAACGCCAGTTCTATCGAACGGCGGATCAAGCCGCGGACTTCCCATATCCTGCTTCCTGAACGAAGCGGATGATTCCCTTGCTGGTATCGTTGATCTATGGACTGAAAATGTATGGCTGGCTGCCCGTGGGGGGGGTATCGGCAGCTATTGGGGGAACCTGCGTTCTATCGGTGAAAAGGTTGGAACGGTTGGAAAGACGTCGGGCGTTGTCCCCTTTATCCGGGTTATGGACAGCCTGACCTTAGCTATTTCCCAAGGGTCATTGCGGCGCGGTTCCGCTGCGGTATATCTCCCGGTCTGGCATCCGGAGATCGAGGAGTTTATCGAGCTGCGCCGTCCGACCGGGGGGGATCCCAACCGCAAAGCCCTGAACCTGCATCATGGCATTTTGCTGTCTGACGCATTTATGGACGCTGTGGAAAAAGATGGCGACTGGGCCCTGATCAGCCCGCGGGATGGCCAGGTCATGCGACAGGTCAAGGCTCGCGCCCTGTGGATCCGCATCCTGCTGGCCCGAGTTGAAACCGGGGAACCATACATTATCTACTCTGATACAGTGAACCGTGCCCTTCCCGAACACCAGAAAAGGGCCGGACTGAGCGTACGCACGTCTAACCTGTGTGCCGAAATTACCTTGCCGACGGGGCGGGATCATCTTGGGCATGACCGCACGGCGGTGTGCTGCCTGTCGTCCCTGAATCTTGAAACCTATATGGAATGGAAAGACGAGCCCCGCTTTATCGAAGACGTGATGCGTTTTCTTGATAACGTACTGCAAGACTTCATCGATCGGGCACCGGACAGCATGGCCAAGGCAAAGTACTCTGCCATGCGCGAGCGCTCTGTTGGCCTAGGAGTCATGGGGTACCATTCGTTTCTTCAGAACAACATGATTCCGTTCGAGTCTGTCATGGCAAAGGTCTGGAACCGAACGATTTTCCGGCACATCAAGACACAGGCTGACGCTGCATCCCGTGCCCTGGCTGCCGAGCGGGGTCCATGCCCAGATGCTGCTGATTATGGAATTATGGAGCGCTTCTCCAATAAAACAGCAATTGCGCCAACCGCATCCATTTCGATTATTTGCGGCGGAACCAGCCCAGGCATTGAACCCATTGCCGCAAACGCCTTTACCCACAAAACGCTTTCCGGCAGTTTCTTGGTACGCAATCGCGCCTTGGAAAAAGTATTAGCTGACAAAGGGCGCAACGACGAGGAAACTTGGACCTCGATTACAGTCAATGAAGGTTCCGTGCAGCACTTGGATTTCCTAACCCAGGACGAAAAAGATGTTTTCAAGACAGCCTTTGAGCTGGACCAGCGCTGGATCATCGAACATGCCGCGGACAGAGCACCACTGGTTGACCAAGCCCAGTCTCTGAACATTTTCCTGCCCGCAGATGTACATAAGCGGGACCTGCACCAGATCCACATGCTGGCGTGGAAGAAAGGCGTCAAAAGCCTGTACTATTGTCGCTCCAAGTCCTTGCAAAGGGCAGAGGTAGTATCGGCCCGTGACCGAGTTGCCAGCAACACACTCCCTGTTGAACAGGACAATGCAGGCAGTATCCCAACCAACTACGAAGAATGCCTAGCCTGCCAGTAAACCGCTTACCAGGCCCCGCTTCTCGCTCTGCACTCTATCCGGACGTATTATTGCCATGTCACTGTTGACCCCTACGAACCACGTCTACAAGCCATTTCGCTATCCTTGGTGCTACGATGCTTGGCTGATCCAACAACAGCTCCACTGGCTACCGGAAGAAGTGCCCTTGGCCGAAGACGTCAAGGACTGGCGCCATAAGCTGAGTGAAGCTGAGCAGCATCTCCTGACCCAGATTTTCCGCTTCTTCACTCAGTCTGATATCGAGGTGAACAACTGCTACATGCGCAACTACACGCGCGTGTTTCAACCAACCGAAG comes from Haematospirillum jordaniae and encodes:
- a CDS encoding sulfurtransferase TusA family protein, whose amino-acid sequence is MKRAWRISTRHETDLYSYSPDAVSASLCSDYAGSGVLGRVPCHELDCRGMSCPLPVLRTLRAVADLHPGESLRVICDDRINESDFRALCQKAGVTLASSEKGPGQRIMLISRPDSANGGITGCC
- a CDS encoding rhodanese-like domain-containing protein, yielding MHASHTEDNHQPRIQIETPETIMIWLERGEAILIDVREEHEYHAEHIPGSILIPLSRFDPSDIPDTTGKKLVLHCRSGQRCGVASGILAAAGFSQDLFRMEGGILNWAQRGGKTRRSGP
- a CDS encoding universal stress protein, whose amino-acid sequence is MASFLALMKRLMGIKRPPPLASNPTSALPACTIRGENGLRGFLVLIDETPEIQAVIRYVAWRAYNEAARITLLSVAPSSEQTDWIFVGSRIRYDSVQQAEERLQRAAAEIHRISGVFSQLILREGDTLQEVLSVLDEYRDITIMVTASRPHGEGMAPLIQAVTATSLPVPVTIIPGFLTPVDIDALC
- a CDS encoding MarR family winged helix-turn-helix transcriptional regulator, giving the protein MYEDVLTLTKDHASEVPDHHQRNVRVDESPVPVVLEEQIGHLLRKANQRATAIFQSQLGSAEFTLPQFSALVKLLEKGTVSQNSLGRLIGMDAATMQGVVRRLSERGMIERCADERDRRRVKLTATSDGRRMVSSAVQAVARAAEQTLAPLTPREQQTFLRLLRRLT
- a CDS encoding ribonucleoside-diphosphate reductase subunit alpha, producing the protein MLNAVQLATPPQIRINTAHDELLTNFGKAVLTDRYLLPDESYQDLFARVASAYADDDEHACRLYDYISKLWFMPATPVLSNGGSSRGLPISCFLNEADDSLAGIVDLWTENVWLAARGGGIGSYWGNLRSIGEKVGTVGKTSGVVPFIRVMDSLTLAISQGSLRRGSAAVYLPVWHPEIEEFIELRRPTGGDPNRKALNLHHGILLSDAFMDAVEKDGDWALISPRDGQVMRQVKARALWIRILLARVETGEPYIIYSDTVNRALPEHQKRAGLSVRTSNLCAEITLPTGRDHLGHDRTAVCCLSSLNLETYMEWKDEPRFIEDVMRFLDNVLQDFIDRAPDSMAKAKYSAMRERSVGLGVMGYHSFLQNNMIPFESVMAKVWNRTIFRHIKTQADAASRALAAERGPCPDAADYGIMERFSNKTAIAPTASISIICGGTSPGIEPIAANAFTHKTLSGSFLVRNRALEKVLADKGRNDEETWTSITVNEGSVQHLDFLTQDEKDVFKTAFELDQRWIIEHAADRAPLVDQAQSLNIFLPADVHKRDLHQIHMLAWKKGVKSLYYCRSKSLQRAEVVSARDRVASNTLPVEQDNAGSIPTNYEECLACQ